One part of the Streptomyces lydicus genome encodes these proteins:
- a CDS encoding DUF1015 family protein, translating to MTSAEGLRLLPFRGLRYAPERVGSLTAVTSPPYDVVVRPEGVRHLETADPYNIVRLILPHAADPATRHRKAADTLRDWRAEGVLTQDAEPALYVYEQRAGAVLQRGLIGALCLDGPVLPHEDVIPEVVEDRAALMRAAAANFEPLLLSYRGRNGANGATAVIERTVAGPPLLATTTEDGFTHRLWAVTDPGDLAAVDHDLSRRQALIADGHHRWATYRRLYEQRPGATADSPWASGLVLLVDTARYPLQVRAIHRVLPHLPTAKALTDLAGAFRARTLRGGLSAALRTLDETPGTAFVLAGGRETFHLLDRPDPGLLDRAIRRDRPEEWRRLDATVLHSVLLDEVWRIPDHPSDISYLHHAEAAVEQAARHGGTAVLMRATSEETVRQLAEMGVTMPRKSTSFGPKPATGLVLRTLDDDN from the coding sequence ATGACCAGTGCCGAGGGCCTCCGCCTCCTCCCGTTCCGCGGACTGCGCTACGCCCCGGAACGGGTCGGCAGCCTGACCGCCGTGACCTCACCGCCGTACGACGTGGTGGTCCGGCCGGAGGGCGTGCGCCATCTGGAGACCGCCGATCCGTACAACATCGTCCGGCTCATCCTGCCGCACGCCGCGGACCCCGCCACCCGCCACCGCAAGGCGGCCGACACCCTGCGCGACTGGCGCGCCGAGGGCGTGCTGACCCAGGACGCCGAGCCCGCGCTGTACGTCTACGAGCAGCGCGCCGGCGCCGTGCTGCAGCGGGGGCTGATCGGCGCGCTGTGCCTGGACGGGCCGGTGCTGCCGCACGAGGACGTGATCCCCGAGGTCGTCGAGGACCGGGCGGCCCTGATGCGCGCGGCGGCCGCAAACTTCGAGCCGTTGCTGCTCTCCTACCGTGGCCGGAACGGCGCGAACGGCGCGACCGCGGTCATCGAACGCACCGTGGCGGGCCCCCCGCTGCTGGCCACCACCACGGAGGACGGTTTCACCCACCGCCTGTGGGCGGTCACCGACCCCGGCGACCTCGCGGCCGTCGACCACGACCTCTCGCGCCGGCAGGCCCTGATCGCCGACGGCCACCACCGCTGGGCGACCTACCGGCGGCTGTACGAGCAGCGGCCCGGCGCCACCGCCGACTCCCCGTGGGCCTCCGGCCTGGTGCTGCTCGTCGACACCGCCCGCTACCCGCTCCAGGTCCGGGCGATCCACCGGGTCCTTCCGCACCTGCCGACCGCCAAGGCACTGACGGACCTGGCCGGCGCCTTCCGCGCCCGTACGCTCCGCGGCGGGCTGTCCGCCGCCCTGCGGACGCTGGACGAGACCCCCGGCACGGCCTTCGTCCTCGCCGGCGGCCGGGAGACCTTCCACCTCCTGGACCGTCCCGACCCCGGGCTGCTGGACCGCGCGATCCGCCGGGACCGCCCCGAGGAATGGCGCCGACTGGACGCCACCGTGCTGCACTCCGTCCTGCTCGACGAGGTCTGGCGCATTCCTGACCACCCGTCCGACATCAGCTACCTGCACCACGCCGAGGCCGCCGTGGAGCAGGCCGCCCGGCACGGCGGGACGGCGGTGCTGATGCGCGCCACGTCGGAGGAGACGGTCCGTCAACTCGCCGAAATGGGCGTGACGATGCCGCGCAAGTCCACGTCCTTCGGCCCCAAGCCGGCCACCGGCCTCGTCCTGCGCACCCTGGACGACGACAACTGA
- a CDS encoding HAD-IIA family hydrolase translates to MNEQVRSRPDGCRRPLSEAYDTALLDLDGVVYAGGQAIAHAVESLTTVRDGGMHLAYVTNNAARTPQAVADQLTGFGLPTGADEVITSAQAVARLIAEQVPAGARVLAVGGEGLVVALRERGLEPVFSADDEPAAVVQGFDPTLDWERLAEAAYAVQRGVPWFASNTDLTIPKERGIAPGNGALVEVVRTAAGGTPQVAGKPLPPMHRETVLRTGARRPLVIGDRLDTDIEGAHNGAVDSLLVLTGVTSPAALLAAPPQHRPAYVDADLRGLLAPQPEVTADDGGFRCGGWRAEAAGDTLVVDGEGAPLDGLRALCAAAWTAAGTGSCRADAGKALARLGM, encoded by the coding sequence ATGAACGAGCAGGTGCGCAGTCGGCCCGACGGGTGCCGGCGCCCGCTGAGCGAGGCGTACGACACGGCGCTGCTGGATCTGGACGGGGTCGTCTATGCCGGCGGGCAGGCCATCGCGCACGCCGTGGAGTCGCTGACCACCGTCCGCGACGGCGGGATGCACCTGGCGTACGTCACGAACAACGCCGCCCGCACCCCGCAGGCCGTCGCCGACCAGCTGACCGGGTTCGGGCTGCCGACCGGTGCGGACGAGGTGATCACCTCGGCGCAGGCGGTGGCCCGACTGATCGCCGAGCAGGTGCCGGCGGGCGCGCGGGTGCTGGCCGTCGGGGGTGAGGGGCTGGTGGTGGCGCTGCGCGAGCGGGGTCTGGAACCGGTCTTCTCCGCGGACGACGAACCGGCCGCCGTGGTGCAGGGCTTCGACCCGACGCTGGACTGGGAGCGGCTGGCCGAGGCCGCGTACGCGGTGCAGCGCGGGGTGCCGTGGTTCGCGTCCAACACCGATCTGACCATCCCCAAGGAGCGTGGCATCGCCCCCGGCAACGGTGCGCTGGTGGAGGTGGTGCGGACCGCCGCGGGCGGGACGCCGCAGGTGGCCGGCAAGCCGCTGCCGCCGATGCACCGCGAGACGGTGCTGCGCACCGGCGCCCGGCGGCCGCTGGTGATCGGCGACCGGCTCGACACGGACATCGAGGGCGCCCACAACGGCGCGGTCGACTCGTTGCTGGTGCTCACCGGCGTCACCTCGCCCGCCGCGCTGCTCGCCGCCCCGCCGCAGCACCGCCCGGCGTACGTGGACGCCGATCTGCGCGGGCTGCTCGCGCCCCAGCCGGAGGTGACCGCGGACGACGGTGGTTTCCGGTGCGGCGGCTGGCGGGCCGAGGCGGCCGGGGACACCCTCGTCGTGGACGGCGAGGGCGCGCCGCTGGACGGGCTGCGGGCGCTGTGCGCGGCGGCCTGGACGGCGGCGGGCACCGGCAGTTGCCGCGCGGACGCGGGGAAGGCGCTGGCGCGCCTCGGGATGTGA
- a CDS encoding siderophore-interacting protein — MTTTAAPATAPFRFFDVHVVRSRRLGPSMLRVTFGGERLAELASGGRDQRFKLFLPQPHQNRPLLHDTGDGWYTAWRAQDPAERAVMRSYTIREQRPHLGEFDVDFALHGAEPGAAVTTGGPASRWAARARPGDRLTVLAPAVEDNGGVDFRPPPGTDWILLTGDETALPAVAGILAWLSPGTRAKVWIETGHEGDRRQLPTFADADVSWLVRDAADAAHRTPVLDALRAAELPEGTPYAWIAGEAGTVKAVRRHLVGERGFDRRAVKFTGYWRRGACEEDLLAELTAGAAAAAED; from the coding sequence ATGACCACGACCGCCGCCCCCGCCACCGCACCGTTCCGCTTCTTCGACGTGCACGTCGTACGCTCCCGACGGCTCGGCCCCTCCATGCTGCGGGTCACCTTCGGCGGCGAACGCCTGGCGGAGCTGGCGTCCGGCGGTCGCGACCAGCGGTTCAAGCTGTTCCTCCCGCAGCCCCACCAGAACCGGCCGCTCCTCCACGACACCGGCGACGGCTGGTACACCGCCTGGCGGGCCCAGGACCCGGCCGAGCGCGCGGTGATGCGCTCGTACACGATCCGCGAACAGCGCCCGCACCTGGGCGAGTTCGACGTGGACTTCGCGCTGCACGGCGCCGAGCCGGGGGCCGCCGTGACCACCGGCGGGCCCGCCTCCCGCTGGGCCGCGCGGGCCCGCCCCGGCGACCGGCTGACCGTCCTCGCCCCGGCCGTGGAGGACAACGGCGGCGTCGACTTCCGCCCGCCGCCCGGCACCGACTGGATCCTGCTCACCGGTGACGAGACGGCGCTGCCCGCCGTCGCCGGCATCCTCGCCTGGCTCTCCCCCGGCACCCGGGCCAAGGTCTGGATCGAGACCGGTCACGAGGGCGACCGCCGACAGCTGCCGACCTTCGCCGACGCCGACGTCAGCTGGCTCGTCCGGGACGCGGCGGACGCCGCGCACCGCACGCCGGTGCTCGACGCGCTGCGCGCCGCCGAGCTGCCGGAGGGCACGCCCTACGCCTGGATCGCCGGGGAGGCCGGAACCGTCAAGGCGGTGCGCCGGCACCTGGTCGGCGAGCGCGGATTCGACCGCAGGGCCGTGAAGTTCACCGGCTACTGGCGGCGCGGCGCCTGCGAGGAGGACCTGCTCGCGGAGCTCACGGCCGGCGCCGCGGCGGCCGCCGAGGACTGA
- a CDS encoding ABC transporter substrate-binding protein, producing MSTSRSVSPSRRGILAAGGALGIGALLAACGGDKGSAGANGGAEGGPWAFTDDRRKKISLKSTPQRIVAFTGTAAALHDFGIDDRIVGVFGPTKLKNGKPDPQAGDLDVDKVTVIGNAYNQFNVEKYAALRPDLLVTNMYEPGALWFVPDDSKDKITALAPSVAITSSRVPLARIIERYAELAQALGADLKAKKVTDAKARFEKASEALRKAAKSHPVKVLACSGSPDLFYASNPGINADLMYYKSLGVDLIVPDHLDKGGYFESLSWENADKYKADVLLLDNRTATLQPKELAAKPSWTKLPAVKAGQITPWSSEPRFSYAGAAPLLESLTKAIETAKKVN from the coding sequence ATGAGCACCTCCCGAAGCGTATCCCCCTCCCGTCGCGGCATCCTGGCCGCCGGCGGCGCCCTCGGCATCGGCGCACTGCTCGCCGCGTGCGGTGGGGACAAGGGCTCGGCAGGCGCCAACGGCGGTGCCGAGGGCGGCCCGTGGGCCTTCACCGACGACCGCAGGAAGAAGATCTCCCTCAAGAGCACCCCGCAGCGCATCGTCGCCTTCACGGGCACCGCGGCCGCCCTGCACGACTTCGGCATCGACGACCGGATCGTCGGCGTCTTCGGACCCACCAAGCTCAAGAACGGCAAGCCCGACCCGCAGGCCGGTGACCTCGACGTCGACAAGGTCACCGTCATCGGCAACGCCTACAACCAGTTCAACGTGGAGAAGTACGCGGCGCTGCGCCCCGATCTGCTCGTCACCAACATGTACGAGCCGGGCGCCCTGTGGTTCGTCCCGGACGACAGCAAGGACAAGATCACGGCACTGGCCCCGTCCGTCGCGATCACGTCCTCCCGGGTCCCGCTCGCCAGGATCATCGAGCGCTACGCCGAGCTGGCGCAGGCGCTCGGCGCCGACCTCAAGGCCAAGAAGGTCACCGACGCCAAGGCCCGCTTCGAGAAGGCGTCCGAGGCGCTCCGCAAGGCCGCCAAGTCCCACCCGGTCAAGGTGCTCGCCTGCTCCGGCAGCCCCGACCTCTTCTACGCCTCCAACCCCGGCATCAACGCCGACCTCATGTACTACAAGTCCCTCGGCGTCGACCTGATCGTCCCCGACCACCTGGACAAGGGCGGCTACTTCGAGAGCCTGAGCTGGGAGAACGCCGACAAGTACAAGGCCGACGTGCTCCTGCTGGACAACCGGACCGCCACCCTCCAGCCCAAGGAACTGGCCGCCAAGCCCTCCTGGACGAAGCTGCCCGCCGTCAAGGCCGGCCAGATCACCCCCTGGTCGAGCGAGCCGCGCTTCTCCTACGCGGGCGCCGCACCGCTCCTGGAGTCGCTGACCAAGGCCATCGAGACGGCCAAGAAGGTCAACTGA
- a CDS encoding FecCD family ABC transporter permease, with protein MLVDSPPEATTAPAPAASRRRHVLRSAGLVASVAALAVIAVLGIAVGAKQIPLDQVWHGVFHYSGNDTDVVVHDVRIPRTLLGLLAGAALGLAGTVMQALTRNPLADPGVLGINAGASAAVVSAISFFGVTSLTGYVWFAFAGAAAVSVAVYVLGGTRSATPVRLALAGTALSAVLVGYINAVNLTDTAALDKMRFWTVGSLAGATMPTVDRIAPFLIVGGVLALLIARPLNAIALGDDQARALGARLTRTRVLAMVAVTLLCGGATAACGPIVYVGLMVPHVVRAVTGPDMRWILPYSAVLSPVLLLGADILGRVVARPGELQVGIVTAVVGGPVFIHLVRRRRMAQL; from the coding sequence GTGTTGGTTGACAGTCCCCCCGAAGCAACAACTGCCCCGGCCCCCGCGGCATCCCGGCGGCGGCATGTCCTGCGCTCCGCCGGACTGGTCGCCTCCGTGGCCGCACTGGCCGTCATCGCCGTCCTCGGCATCGCCGTCGGCGCCAAACAGATCCCCCTCGACCAGGTGTGGCACGGGGTGTTCCACTACTCCGGCAACGACACCGACGTGGTCGTCCACGACGTGCGCATCCCCCGCACCCTGCTCGGGCTGCTCGCCGGCGCCGCGCTGGGACTGGCCGGCACGGTCATGCAGGCGCTGACCCGAAACCCCCTGGCCGATCCGGGAGTTCTCGGCATCAACGCCGGCGCCTCGGCCGCCGTGGTCTCCGCCATCAGCTTCTTCGGCGTCACCTCGCTGACCGGATACGTCTGGTTCGCGTTCGCCGGCGCCGCGGCCGTCTCCGTCGCGGTGTACGTCCTCGGCGGCACCCGCAGCGCCACCCCCGTGCGGCTCGCGCTGGCCGGCACCGCGCTGTCCGCCGTCCTCGTCGGCTACATCAACGCCGTCAACCTGACGGACACCGCCGCGCTGGACAAGATGCGCTTCTGGACGGTGGGTTCGCTGGCCGGCGCCACCATGCCGACGGTCGACCGGATCGCTCCGTTCCTGATCGTCGGCGGCGTCCTCGCGCTGCTGATCGCCCGTCCGCTGAACGCCATCGCGCTGGGCGACGACCAGGCGCGGGCCCTGGGCGCGCGGCTGACCCGCACCCGGGTGCTGGCCATGGTCGCCGTCACCCTGCTGTGCGGCGGGGCGACCGCGGCCTGCGGCCCGATCGTCTACGTCGGCCTGATGGTCCCGCACGTCGTACGGGCCGTCACCGGGCCCGACATGCGCTGGATCCTGCCGTACTCGGCGGTGCTCTCGCCGGTCCTGCTGCTCGGCGCGGACATCCTCGGCCGGGTCGTGGCCCGGCCCGGCGAACTCCAGGTCGGCATCGTCACGGCCGTCGTCGGCGGCCCGGTCTTCATTCATCTCGTACGGCGTCGGAGGATGGCCCAGCTGTGA
- a CDS encoding FecCD family ABC transporter permease, translated as MRANSKPGQGTGRAGTLRTGGGLSLRLDRRAVVVGLVLLALALAAGVALIGSGDYPLTPAEVIATLTGGGDAGQTFVVQDLRLPRVLVGLLVGAAFGTAGAVFQTVSRNPLGSPDVLGFAQGSSVGALVAIVYFQAGTVAVAAGAVAGGLATGLGIFLLAWQRGIHGYRFVLVGIGASAMLYAVVLYLMTKANIVEATRATTWMTGSLNGRDWDQVWPLAAVCAVCLPLVLLNGRPLRMLEMGDDAAYALGVRVDRVRVLVLLAAVVLVAAATAAAGPISFVALTAPQLARRLTRSPGPNLLPAALMGALLLVAADWASQRLFGADQLPVGVLTGVLGGGYLLWLLATERKAGRV; from the coding sequence ATGAGGGCGAACAGCAAGCCCGGGCAGGGCACGGGGCGGGCCGGGACGCTGCGCACCGGGGGCGGACTCTCGCTGCGCCTGGACCGGCGCGCCGTCGTCGTCGGACTGGTGCTGCTGGCGCTCGCGCTGGCCGCCGGTGTCGCGCTGATCGGATCCGGCGACTACCCGCTGACGCCGGCCGAGGTCATCGCCACGCTGACCGGCGGCGGCGACGCCGGGCAGACCTTCGTCGTGCAGGACCTGCGGCTGCCGCGGGTGCTGGTGGGGCTGCTGGTCGGCGCCGCGTTCGGCACCGCCGGAGCGGTCTTCCAGACCGTCTCCCGCAACCCGCTGGGCAGCCCGGACGTCCTCGGCTTCGCCCAGGGCTCGTCCGTCGGCGCGCTGGTCGCCATCGTCTACTTCCAGGCCGGGACCGTCGCGGTCGCCGCCGGGGCGGTCGCCGGCGGCCTGGCCACCGGACTCGGCATCTTCCTGCTCGCCTGGCAGCGCGGCATCCACGGCTACCGCTTCGTGCTCGTCGGCATCGGCGCCAGCGCGATGCTCTACGCGGTGGTGCTCTACCTCATGACCAAGGCGAACATCGTCGAGGCGACCCGCGCCACCACCTGGATGACCGGCTCCCTCAACGGCCGCGACTGGGACCAGGTCTGGCCGCTGGCCGCGGTCTGCGCCGTCTGCCTGCCGCTGGTCCTGCTGAACGGCCGGCCGCTGCGGATGCTGGAGATGGGCGACGACGCCGCGTACGCGCTCGGCGTACGGGTCGACCGGGTGCGCGTCCTCGTGCTGCTGGCCGCGGTCGTGCTGGTCGCGGCCGCCACCGCGGCGGCCGGACCGATCTCCTTCGTCGCCCTCACCGCACCCCAGCTGGCCCGCCGGCTGACCCGGTCGCCCGGCCCCAACCTGCTGCCCGCCGCCCTCATGGGGGCGCTGCTGCTGGTCGCCGCCGACTGGGCCTCGCAGCGGCTCTTCGGCGCCGACCAGCTGCCGGTGGGCGTCCTCACCGGCGTGCTCGGCGGCGGCTACCTGCTGTGGCTGCTGGCCACCGAGCGGAAGGCGGGCCGGGTATGA
- a CDS encoding ABC transporter ATP-binding protein, translating into MSRLTAENVTLAYDQRVIAENLSVAVPDHSFTVIVGPNACGKSTLLRALSRMLKPAAGSVLLDGAAISSLPAKKVARTLGLLPQSSIAPDGITVADLVARGRYPHQGLLRQWSADDERIVQESMAATGVGELADRYVDELSGGQRQRVWIAMALAQQTPLFLLDEPTTYLDIQHQIEVLDLCADLHEEQGRTLVAVLHDLNHAARYATHLIAMKGGEIVAQGAPGDIVTAELVARVFGLKCQVIDDPETGTPLVVPAARTPRGSRRTADAAT; encoded by the coding sequence GTGAGCCGTCTCACGGCCGAGAACGTCACCCTCGCCTACGACCAGCGGGTCATCGCCGAGAACCTCTCGGTCGCCGTCCCCGACCACTCCTTCACCGTCATCGTCGGCCCGAACGCCTGCGGCAAGTCGACGCTGCTGCGGGCACTGTCCCGGATGCTCAAGCCGGCGGCCGGCTCGGTACTGCTGGACGGCGCCGCGATCTCCTCGCTGCCGGCGAAGAAGGTCGCCAGGACGCTGGGGCTGCTGCCGCAGTCCTCGATCGCCCCGGACGGCATCACCGTCGCCGACCTGGTCGCGCGCGGCCGCTATCCGCACCAGGGGCTGCTGCGGCAGTGGTCGGCCGACGACGAGCGGATCGTCCAGGAGTCGATGGCGGCGACCGGCGTCGGCGAGCTGGCCGACCGCTACGTCGACGAACTCTCCGGCGGCCAGCGGCAGCGGGTGTGGATCGCGATGGCGCTCGCCCAGCAGACCCCGCTGTTCCTCCTGGACGAGCCGACGACATATCTGGACATCCAGCATCAGATCGAGGTGCTGGACCTGTGCGCGGACCTCCATGAGGAACAGGGGCGCACGCTCGTCGCCGTGCTGCACGACCTCAACCACGCCGCCCGGTACGCCACCCACCTCATCGCCATGAAGGGCGGCGAGATCGTCGCGCAGGGCGCCCCCGGTGACATCGTCACGGCCGAGCTGGTGGCACGCGTCTTCGGACTGAAGTGCCAGGTCATCGACGATCCGGAGACCGGGACGCCGCTGGTCGTGCCGGCCGCCCGCACGCCGCGCGGCAGCCGGCGGACGGCCGACGCGGCGACCTGA
- a CDS encoding sterol-binding protein yields the protein MATLEQCRAALDRLAQNLSSADGEARGAAALDRSLSCRITDLDVSFLGRLAGGTLREVTSVPGPPPHKAEIRLTMTGDDLIALVDGQLNFARAWGSGRVKLEAGLRDLLRLRSLL from the coding sequence ATGGCAACCCTCGAACAGTGCCGCGCCGCGCTCGACCGGCTGGCCCAGAACCTGTCCTCGGCCGACGGCGAGGCCCGCGGCGCCGCCGCCCTCGACCGTTCGCTCAGCTGCCGGATCACGGACCTCGACGTGTCGTTCCTCGGGCGGCTGGCCGGGGGCACCCTGCGCGAGGTGACCTCGGTCCCCGGGCCGCCGCCGCACAAGGCCGAGATCCGGCTGACCATGACGGGCGACGACCTGATCGCGCTGGTAGACGGGCAGCTGAACTTCGCCCGGGCCTGGGGCAGCGGCCGGGTCAAGTTGGAGGCCGGCCTGCGCGACCTGCTGCGGCTCCGGTCGCTGCTGTAG
- a CDS encoding TlyA family RNA methyltransferase — protein MAGVARRRLDAELVRRKLARSREHASQLIAAGRVTVGGATATKPATQVETSAALVVRADDSDPDYVSRGGHKLAGALAAFVPLGLAVEGRRALDAGASTGGFTDVLLRAGAGHVVAVDVGYGQLAWSLQSDERVTVKDRTNVRELTLDQVDGQPVDLVVGDLSFIPLGLVLPALAGCAAPDADLVLMVKPQFEVGKERLGSGGVVRSAALRAEAVCAVARRAAELGLGVLGVVASPLPGPSGNVEYFLWLRAGAPALDPADVDRAVAEGPR, from the coding sequence GTGGCAGGTGTGGCACGACGCCGACTCGACGCGGAGCTGGTGCGCCGCAAGCTGGCCCGTTCGCGCGAGCACGCGAGCCAGCTGATCGCCGCGGGCCGGGTGACCGTCGGCGGCGCGACCGCGACCAAGCCGGCCACCCAGGTGGAGACCAGCGCGGCCCTGGTCGTCCGCGCGGACGACAGCGACCCCGACTACGTCTCGCGCGGCGGCCACAAGCTCGCCGGGGCGCTCGCCGCGTTCGTCCCGCTCGGCCTGGCGGTCGAGGGCCGGCGGGCACTGGACGCGGGCGCCTCCACCGGCGGCTTCACCGACGTCCTGCTGCGCGCCGGCGCGGGGCACGTGGTCGCCGTCGACGTCGGCTACGGGCAGCTCGCCTGGTCACTGCAGAGCGACGAGCGGGTCACCGTGAAGGACCGCACCAACGTGCGCGAGTTGACGCTCGACCAGGTCGACGGGCAGCCCGTCGACCTCGTCGTCGGCGACCTCTCCTTCATCCCGCTGGGCCTCGTGCTGCCCGCGCTGGCCGGCTGCGCGGCCCCGGACGCGGACCTCGTCCTGATGGTCAAGCCGCAGTTCGAGGTCGGCAAGGAGCGGCTCGGCAGCGGCGGAGTGGTGCGCAGCGCGGCGCTGCGCGCCGAGGCGGTGTGCGCCGTCGCGCGCCGGGCGGCCGAACTGGGACTTGGCGTACTTGGAGTAGTTGCCAGTCCGCTGCCTGGACCTTCCGGGAATGTCGAGTACTTTCTGTGGCTGCGCGCCGGGGCGCCTGCACTCGACCCGGCGGATGTCGACCGTGCAGTGGCGGAGGGGCCTCGTTGA
- a CDS encoding NAD kinase produces MTTNQAVEGSAAHGNTGAARTVFLLAHTGRPAAIRSAELVVQGLLRSGIGVRVLAEEAADLPLPSSVERVATEPCAAEGCELLVVLGGDGTLLRGAEFARTSGVPMLGVNLGRVGFLAEAERDDLDKVVDRVVTRAYEVEERMTLDILVRTNGNVVHTDWALNEASVEKAARERLLEVVTEVDGRPVSRFGGDGVVCATPTGSTAYAFSAGGPVVWPEVEALLMVPISAHALFAKPLVTSPRSVLAVEVQPSTPHGVLWCDGRRTVELPAGARVEVRRGAVPVRLARLHHASFTDRLVAKFALPVAGWRGAPH; encoded by the coding sequence TTGACCACTAACCAGGCAGTTGAAGGCAGCGCAGCACACGGGAACACGGGTGCCGCGCGGACGGTTTTCCTGCTCGCACACACCGGCCGCCCCGCGGCCATCCGCAGTGCCGAACTCGTCGTCCAGGGCCTGCTGCGCAGCGGGATCGGGGTGCGGGTGCTGGCGGAGGAGGCCGCGGACCTTCCGCTGCCGTCGTCGGTCGAGCGCGTCGCGACCGAGCCGTGCGCCGCCGAGGGCTGCGAACTGCTGGTCGTCCTCGGCGGGGACGGCACGCTGCTGCGCGGCGCGGAGTTCGCCAGGACGTCCGGCGTCCCCATGCTCGGCGTCAACCTCGGCCGGGTCGGCTTCCTCGCCGAGGCCGAACGCGACGACCTCGACAAGGTGGTCGACCGCGTCGTCACCCGCGCCTACGAGGTCGAGGAGCGGATGACGCTCGACATCCTGGTCCGCACCAACGGCAACGTCGTGCACACCGACTGGGCCCTCAACGAGGCGTCGGTGGAGAAGGCGGCGCGGGAGCGGCTGCTGGAGGTCGTCACCGAGGTCGACGGCCGGCCGGTCTCGCGCTTCGGCGGCGACGGCGTGGTCTGCGCGACCCCGACCGGCTCGACCGCGTACGCCTTCTCGGCCGGCGGCCCGGTCGTCTGGCCCGAGGTCGAGGCCCTGCTGATGGTCCCGATCAGCGCCCACGCCCTGTTCGCCAAGCCGCTGGTCACCTCGCCGCGCTCGGTCCTCGCGGTCGAGGTCCAGCCCAGTACCCCGCACGGGGTGCTGTGGTGCGACGGCCGCCGCACCGTCGAACTGCCCGCCGGCGCCCGCGTCGAGGTCCGTCGCGGTGCCGTACCCGTACGGCTGGCCCGGCTGCACCACGCGTCCTTCACGGACCGGCTGGTCGCCAAGTTCGCGCTCCCGGTGGCGGGGTGGCGCGGGGCGCCGCACTAG